A genomic region of Ehrlichia japonica contains the following coding sequences:
- a CDS encoding DUF2671 domain-containing protein → MSFYTHDVMKKQVADTFNKSGNATYSVLNDPAYRDRYREKFLEAQKKGMDMVVYYDGTIALIENKIAMYQYGWHKKRREFERIKFATETKKKKSKSS, encoded by the coding sequence ATGAGTTTTTACACGCATGATGTAATGAAGAAACAAGTGGCAGATACTTTTAATAAATCAGGCAATGCTACTTATTCTGTGCTGAATGATCCAGCATATCGTGATAGGTATAGGGAAAAGTTCCTTGAAGCTCAGAAAAAGGGTATGGATATGGTTGTATATTATGATGGTACTATAGCACTAATAGAAAATAAAATAGCAATGTATCAATATGGTTGGCATAAGAAAAGAAGAGAATTTGAGCGTATTAAATTTGCTACTGAAACCAAGAAAAAGAAGAGTAAATCAAGTTAA